A region of Argentina anserina chromosome 5, drPotAnse1.1, whole genome shotgun sequence DNA encodes the following proteins:
- the LOC126793421 gene encoding uncharacterized protein LOC126793421, with the protein MADNKQLLPPQHDLNAKYDACVDLTVRRFVYSTLGGALAGLLLFRSPVTRWASVAFGAGLGIGSAYTDCSRLFEGSPAAAKVASPKVVETPASQDGQD; encoded by the exons ATGGCCGACAACAAACAACTCCTGCCGCCGCAGCACGACCTCAACGCCAAATACGACGCCTGTGTCGACCTCACCGTCCGCCGCTTCGTCTACTCCACCCTCGGCGGTGCCCTCGCCGGTCTTCTTCTCTTCC GGAGTCCTGTGACTCGTTGGGCTTCTGTAGCCTTTGGTGCTGGACTGGGCATTGGTTCTGCATACACAGATTGTTCTCGTTTATTTGAGGGATCTCCTGCTGCTGCAAAGGTGGCTTCTCCTAAGGTTGTTGAGACTCCTGCTTCTCAG GATGGACAGGATTGA